A stretch of Longibacter salinarum DNA encodes these proteins:
- a CDS encoding MBL fold metallo-hydrolase: MLREDQLVIVDTQYDRTAESTITTFEDHRGNAADPLFNLLINTHHHGDHTGGNAAMMPHAGRSVAHEACVRLQNASSDADDAAIAETTFADEWSTDVADETVSLHHDGPAHTGGDATIFFERANIVHTGDLVFNRVVPFIDVDGGAHVENWISTLETLHDRYDDDTQFIFGHGHPDHGIIGSRAGLLQMRDYLTALSEFVQAKRAEGVDLGTLKKETNLPGFEEYSSDDWPLPLAQNLEAVYREQMGNTPATSS; this comes from the coding sequence CGAGAAGACCAACTCGTTATTGTCGACACCCAGTACGATCGTACCGCTGAATCAACAATAACAACGTTCGAGGACCACAGAGGTAACGCGGCCGACCCTCTCTTCAACCTCCTCATTAACACGCATCATCATGGAGATCATACGGGCGGAAACGCGGCCATGATGCCTCACGCAGGTCGGTCCGTCGCTCACGAAGCGTGCGTCCGCCTTCAAAACGCGTCATCTGACGCCGACGACGCTGCTATCGCCGAAACGACGTTCGCTGACGAATGGTCGACGGACGTGGCCGACGAAACGGTCTCCCTCCACCACGACGGTCCGGCCCACACCGGAGGCGATGCGACGATCTTTTTCGAACGGGCAAACATCGTCCATACCGGCGATCTCGTGTTTAACCGTGTCGTTCCCTTCATTGACGTGGACGGCGGAGCCCACGTAGAAAACTGGATCTCGACGCTCGAAACCCTTCACGACCGCTACGATGACGATACACAGTTCATCTTCGGACACGGCCATCCGGATCACGGCATCATCGGCTCACGCGCCGGACTGTTGCAGATGCGCGACTACTTGACGGCTCTGAGCGAGTTCGTCCAGGCAAAACGGGCCGAAGGCGTCGACCTCGGAACGCTCAAGAAGGAAACGAATCTGCCGGGATTCGAGGAGTACTCTTCGGACGACTGGCCGCTGCCACTCGCACAAAACCTGGAAGCGGTGTATCGCGAGCAGATGGGCAATACGCCCGCAACATCTTCCTAA
- the menD gene encoding 2-succinyl-5-enolpyruvyl-6-hydroxy-3-cyclohexene-1-carboxylic-acid synthase, with translation MTRSPLDAENTTYLWARSIVEELVRCGIDTFFVAPGSRSTPLTVSVAEHPDTQVVVHVDERGTAFAALGYGRATGRPAGWITTSGTAVANGLPAVVEASVDGVPLLCLTADRPPELRGSGANQTIDQVDIFGSYPRHFVDLPPPSGNIPLEAVLSTVDEAVSHAMRVPPGPVHLNAGFRKPLEPVSNGPLPTLSKRLRRWAGSREPLMRRPTAQPSVTAAVMDVLAQHVRGVERGLIVAGRLDGKEEMEAVRSFAEHVQWPLIPDITSGLRLGSAGTAPRVAHADSILADSDAGDAWAPEVVLHFGGRAVSKRLRLLLRDAAPSVYAVVRPDPSRFDPDHRVTDHIEARVAPVCAGLVERSERQGASKWTQRWLQADTTVAETLQNGLMAADDTPRLSEPGVARLITRRIPASHALVLASSMPVRDANRYAHTDGARVSVLANRGASGIDGTIATAAGCTVGTEDPATLVIGDLAALHDMSSLALLQKHPVVVVLINNEGGGIFHFLPISDHDTVFESYFATPQSVDFSRAVEAFGLHWAQAQTLNDLASVYDEACGRAATEGTSTIIEVQTDRNDNRHIHDRLDTQCAEAVAKVLAKQ, from the coding sequence TTGACTCGTTCCCCGCTCGACGCCGAGAATACGACGTACCTCTGGGCTCGAAGCATCGTCGAAGAGCTCGTCCGCTGCGGCATAGATACGTTTTTCGTCGCTCCGGGCTCGCGTTCGACACCGTTGACCGTCTCCGTTGCCGAGCATCCGGATACGCAGGTGGTCGTGCACGTCGATGAACGGGGGACGGCCTTCGCTGCCCTCGGATACGGTCGCGCGACGGGGCGACCGGCCGGGTGGATCACGACGAGCGGAACGGCTGTGGCGAACGGTCTGCCCGCCGTCGTCGAAGCCTCCGTCGATGGCGTCCCGTTACTCTGCCTGACGGCCGACCGGCCACCGGAACTGCGGGGATCTGGCGCGAACCAGACGATTGACCAGGTGGACATTTTCGGGTCGTATCCGCGGCACTTTGTCGATCTTCCGCCGCCGTCGGGCAACATACCGCTTGAAGCCGTCCTCTCCACCGTAGATGAGGCCGTTTCACACGCGATGCGCGTTCCTCCGGGACCGGTTCATCTCAATGCGGGGTTTCGAAAGCCGTTGGAGCCGGTCTCTAATGGCCCACTCCCGACGCTCTCGAAGCGCTTGCGGCGGTGGGCTGGATCCAGAGAGCCGTTGATGCGGCGCCCGACCGCACAGCCGTCTGTGACAGCAGCGGTGATGGATGTGCTTGCTCAACACGTACGGGGCGTCGAACGCGGATTGATCGTGGCGGGACGCCTGGATGGCAAGGAAGAAATGGAAGCGGTCCGGTCGTTCGCCGAGCACGTGCAGTGGCCGCTTATCCCAGACATTACGTCCGGATTGCGGCTCGGGTCGGCTGGGACAGCCCCGCGGGTCGCCCATGCAGACAGCATTCTCGCTGACAGCGACGCCGGTGACGCATGGGCACCGGAGGTCGTGTTGCATTTTGGCGGTCGTGCTGTTTCGAAGCGGCTCCGCCTCCTTCTACGGGATGCCGCTCCCTCCGTGTATGCGGTCGTGCGCCCGGACCCGTCGCGCTTCGACCCTGATCATCGCGTAACCGACCACATTGAGGCTCGTGTTGCTCCTGTGTGCGCAGGCCTCGTTGAGCGAAGCGAGCGACAGGGGGCGAGCAAATGGACCCAGCGGTGGCTCCAGGCGGACACGACGGTTGCTGAGACCCTTCAGAATGGGCTAATGGCTGCAGATGACACCCCGAGACTGTCTGAGCCCGGCGTTGCGCGGTTGATCACGCGACGGATTCCTGCATCCCATGCTCTCGTGCTGGCGAGTAGCATGCCTGTGCGGGATGCAAACCGCTACGCTCATACGGACGGAGCGAGGGTGTCCGTGCTGGCCAACCGGGGGGCGAGCGGGATCGACGGGACGATCGCGACGGCGGCGGGCTGTACCGTTGGGACGGAAGACCCAGCGACACTCGTCATCGGAGATCTGGCTGCGCTTCACGATATGTCGTCGCTCGCTCTTCTGCAGAAGCATCCGGTCGTCGTCGTGCTCATCAATAACGAGGGAGGGGGCATCTTTCACTTTCTGCCTATCTCCGATCACGACACAGTCTTCGAGTCATATTTCGCCACTCCGCAGTCGGTTGACTTTTCGCGTGCCGTGGAGGCGTTCGGTCTGCACTGGGCTCAGGCGCAGACGCTGAATGACCTTGCGTCTGTCTACGATGAGGCATGCGGGCGTGCTGCAACCGAGGGTACGTCGACAATCATCGAGGTCCAGACGGACCGAAACGACAATCGCCACATACACGACCGCCTCGACACGCAGTGCGCCGAGGCGGTCGCGAAGGTGCTCGCAAAGCAGTAA
- a CDS encoding isochorismate synthase, with the protein MNTSDSLAVSRVRQIDAADAVRSSLVRQVRAAIQGVNGHRTVRRVLVDVEQRVDTADFLRSQAFETSVYWAGRGTDRSVAAVGAAEVLSGKSGAVDTDVLEDAIVARAQSLPDGARYYGGMRFDAFQATNNDYPDRGWESFGTYRFVLPRFELIQSGSEQHIVCNIVGPSDVKHIDEVVADVNRLLLPAKRQRSPGFPSPTGRTDVPARENWMSIIQGVLESISAGAVEKVVMARSATLSHDVDVDPYAVLQQLAPATPNCFHFSFDFGGDSTFVGASPERLFRQTNCTVYSEAVAGTRSRAQTTREDRALRDDLMTSDKDRREHAFVEDAIREMLAPLCTTLDSPNQRTEMKLSGGRHIWTRIEGTLNDDVSPVALLAALHPTPAVGGVPSERALETIREREGFDRGWYAGPVGWIGKDEAEFAVAIRSARIRGAQMALYSGAGIVRGSDPQEEWDEIEQKIGNFLSLVD; encoded by the coding sequence ATGAATACCTCTGATTCACTTGCCGTCTCCCGTGTGAGGCAGATCGACGCTGCCGATGCCGTTCGATCGTCGCTGGTCCGCCAGGTGCGGGCGGCGATTCAGGGCGTCAACGGTCACCGTACCGTACGTCGCGTTCTCGTTGACGTGGAGCAGCGAGTCGATACCGCAGACTTCCTGCGGTCGCAGGCATTCGAGACGTCCGTTTACTGGGCCGGGCGTGGGACAGATCGGTCAGTTGCAGCTGTCGGGGCTGCAGAGGTCTTGAGCGGTAAAAGCGGTGCCGTGGACACAGATGTACTTGAGGATGCGATCGTGGCCCGGGCACAGAGTCTTCCCGACGGAGCCCGCTACTACGGCGGCATGCGCTTCGATGCGTTTCAGGCGACGAATAACGATTACCCGGATCGCGGTTGGGAGTCCTTCGGCACGTATCGCTTTGTGTTGCCGCGCTTTGAACTTATTCAGTCGGGCTCCGAGCAACACATCGTCTGCAACATCGTCGGCCCTTCAGATGTGAAGCACATTGATGAAGTAGTTGCCGATGTGAACCGACTGCTTTTACCCGCTAAACGACAGAGGTCGCCAGGTTTCCCTTCGCCTACGGGTCGGACGGATGTGCCCGCTCGGGAAAACTGGATGTCGATCATTCAGGGCGTGCTCGAGAGTATTTCGGCAGGGGCCGTGGAAAAGGTGGTCATGGCGCGTAGTGCTACGCTTTCGCACGACGTAGACGTCGATCCGTACGCGGTGCTTCAACAACTTGCACCGGCGACGCCGAATTGTTTTCATTTCTCGTTCGACTTCGGCGGCGATAGCACCTTCGTCGGTGCCTCTCCAGAGCGGTTATTTCGCCAAACGAATTGCACCGTTTACAGCGAAGCGGTTGCGGGAACGCGCTCACGTGCGCAGACGACACGGGAAGATCGAGCGCTGCGAGATGACCTCATGACGAGCGATAAAGATCGGCGGGAGCATGCTTTTGTGGAGGATGCGATCCGAGAAATGTTGGCGCCGCTCTGCACGACGCTCGACAGCCCGAATCAGCGGACCGAAATGAAATTGTCCGGGGGGCGTCACATCTGGACACGGATCGAGGGGACGCTAAACGACGATGTCTCGCCGGTGGCACTTCTCGCTGCACTGCATCCGACGCCGGCAGTAGGCGGCGTGCCGTCGGAGCGCGCGCTGGAGACGATTCGTGAACGGGAAGGATTTGACCGAGGCTGGTATGCCGGACCGGTGGGGTGGATCGGGAAGGATGAAGCCGAATTTGCGGTAGCGATCCGGTCGGCTCGCATCCGGGGAGCGCAAATGGCGCTGTACTCCGGCGCCGGGATCGTGCGAGGGTCGGATCCGCAAGAGGAATGGGACGAGATCGAGCAGAAGATCGGTAACTTTCTTAGCCTTGTCGATTAA